One region of Dryobates pubescens isolate bDryPub1 chromosome 20, bDryPub1.pri, whole genome shotgun sequence genomic DNA includes:
- the GJA9 gene encoding gap junction alpha-9 protein produces the protein MGDWNFLGGILEEVHIHSTIIGKIWLTILFIFRMLVLGVATEDVWNDEQSEFICNTEQPGCRNVCYDEAFPISLIRYWVLQVIFVSSPSLVYMGHALYRLRALEKERQKKKAQVRVELESTELEMTESRKRLERELRQLDQRKLNKAPLRGSLLCTYVIHIFTRSAVEVGFMIGQYLLYGFHLDPLYKCQRDPCPNTVDCFVSRPTEKTVFILFMQSIATVSLLLNILEIIHLGFRKIKLGLCGQNRNKDDPEHFCANKSKKYSVAPHSCLGISTAPQKNLPSAISGYTFFTEKQSDAAVHPVLTSPLMFQSVQNNHTERSSNYTHHNQENKVPKKGPAPNALDNQTQNASTVNNEGKLGKLGNEAQDAHKKAEKKHFLAVAQDADVASSTCLRSFGEMPSQTSLQPEAAFPAASFRRQHGLGSSWNCSAMIENEGASTNSLPKSSSRRQSGFSANKAQPPYNIDVKYSRPDTPDSTGEVSSESKQSRNCDSPKPFSLSRRLSLSSNASSRRAPTDLQI, from the coding sequence ATGGGAGACTGGAATTTCCTTGGAGGCATTTTAGAAGAGGTCCACATTCATTCCACTATTATTGGAAAGATCTGGCTAACTATCCTCTTCATATTTCGAATGCTTGTCCTTGGAGTGGCAACTGAGGATGTCTGGAACGATGAGCAGTCAGAATTTATATGCAATACTGAACAACCTGGTTGCAGAAATGTGTGCTATGATGAGGCCTTTCCCATCTCTCTCATAAGATACTGGGTCTTGCAAGTCATATTTGTGTCTTCCCCTTCCTTGGTATATATGGGTCATGCCTTATACAGATTAAGAGCCttggaaaaagaaaggcaaaaaaagaaagctcaGGTAAGAGTAGAACTCGAAAGCACCGAATTAGAAATGACTGAAAGTCGgaaaaggctggagagagaactCCGGCAGCTGGACCAAAGAAAGCTAAACAAAGCCCCCCTGAGAGGCTCTTTGCTCTGCACTTACGTGATACATATTTTCACCAGATCGGCAGTGGAAGTTGGGTTCATGATTGGGCAGTATCTTCTGTATGGCTTTCATCTAGATCCCCTTTACAAATGCCAGAGAGACCCGTGTCCAAACACGGTCGACTGCTTCGTCTCCAGACCGACCGAGAAGACAGTGTTCATTTTATTCATGCAGTCGATAGCGACGGTGTCGCTGCTTTTAAACATCCTGGAGATTATCCACCTGGGGTTTCGAAAGATTAAACTAGGACTCTGTGGGCAAAATAGAAACAAGGACGATCCTGAGCATTTCTGTGCAAACAAATCTAAGAAGTACTCTGTGGCCCCTCACTCTTGCTTGGGAATATCCACGGCCCCGCAGAAGAATCTCCCGTCTGCCATTAGTGGTTACACTTTCTTCACGGAAAAGCAAAGTGACGCTGCCGTCCACCCCGTTCTAACCTCTCCTCTCATGTTTCAGTCTGTGCAAAATAACCatacagagaggagcagcaatTACACCCATCACAATCAGGAAAATAAAGTGCCAAAGAAGGGGCCAGCTCCCAACGCTTTAGATAACCAGACTCAAAACGCCAGCACGGTGAATAACGAAGGCAAGCTCGGCAAGCTCGGGAACGAAGCGCAAGATGCGCACaaaaaagctgaaaagaaacatttccttgCCGTTGCTCAGGATGCAGACGTAGCCTCAAGCACCTGCTTGAGAAGCTTTGGTGAAATGCCATCTCAAACTTCACTACAACCTGAGGCAGCTTTTCCTGCTGCCAGTTTCAGAAGGCAACATGGACTGGGTTCGTCTTGGAACTGCTCGGCAATGATTGAGAATGAAGGAGCCTCCACAAATTCTCTTccgaagagcagcagcagaaggcaaagtGGTTTCAGTGCAAACAAAGCCCAACCTCCTTACAATATTGATGTAAAATATTCTAGACCAGATACTCCTGACTCTACAGGGGAGGTGAGCTCAGAATCCAAACAAAGTAGGAACTGTGACAGTCCAAAGCCTTTCTCCCTGTCCAGGCGACTATCACTGTCCAGTAATGCCAGCAGCAGGCGTGCCCCCACTGATCTTCAGATCTAG